A genomic region of Synechococcus sp. NOUM97013 contains the following coding sequences:
- a CDS encoding DUF1651 domain-containing protein, giving the protein MSRHGWIQDPRTQETKRFHDDEKSQKRDPRVFVDSGRPIPDEQPLLTTRVHLRESTADLLWRELLRVGWQPCCPQWNADADI; this is encoded by the coding sequence ATGTCCCGTCACGGCTGGATCCAGGACCCCCGCACTCAGGAAACGAAGCGTTTCCACGATGACGAAAAAAGTCAAAAACGCGACCCCAGGGTGTTCGTGGATTCAGGGCGACCTATTCCAGACGAGCAGCCACTGCTGACAACCCGCGTGCACTTACGGGAATCAACCGCAGACCTGTTATGGCGCGAACTGCTGCGGGTTGGGTGGCAGCCGTGCTGTCCCCAGTGGAATGCTGACGCCGATATCTAA
- a CDS encoding cupin domain-containing protein — protein sequence MIRVTANCPESVILALGARDWPVWACEVSVFPWHYDQRETCLLLEGDVTVTPDQGEPVRFSTGDLVEFPAGLSCTWEVHQPVRKHYQFG from the coding sequence ATGATCCGTGTGACCGCCAATTGTCCGGAGAGCGTGATCCTGGCACTAGGTGCACGAGATTGGCCCGTGTGGGCTTGTGAAGTCAGTGTTTTTCCTTGGCATTACGACCAGCGTGAAACCTGTCTGCTGCTGGAGGGAGACGTGACTGTGACCCCGGATCAAGGGGAGCCGGTGCGATTTTCGACGGGTGATCTGGTGGAGTTTCCTGCTGGACTCTCCTGCACCTGGGAGGTGCATCAACCGGTCAGGAAGCATTACCAATTCGGTTGA
- a CDS encoding Rieske 2Fe-2S domain-containing protein, with product MHSTWTEQWWPVAYLRDLQRNRPNRFTLLARDLVLWWDVSADEWRAFEDVCPHRLVPLSEGRINASGQLECPYHGWSFDGEGHCTRIPQMQESCSPGGRRASCRTLPTASAQGLLFVWSGDPDSANRADLPLVPLLKEEGKGWADGWIVQDTFRDLPMDALTLLENVLDVSHVPFTHHQTVGRRENAAPVEAVISSESWRGFEALWEEGPRRGKLGSQLTQFRAPQLMWHDLDAKGFARILTVVYAVPIRRGECRLFARFPFQFKSALPRVLIGLRPRWLQHIGNHKVLEDDQVFLHWQERVLEAAGGSTEAQRAFYLPTASDRYVAALHRWVNTHGGEPFAGQALPARQGMESLMDRYHSHTVHCRSCSTALIWVRRLQPWCWGLLWISAVLVGLGQLGWLSFLGLGLALLALAMVRRLKRWERGLRVGDGQAPRNHG from the coding sequence ATGCATTCCACCTGGACAGAGCAGTGGTGGCCTGTGGCGTATCTGCGGGATCTTCAGCGCAACCGACCCAACCGCTTCACGCTGCTCGCGCGTGATCTCGTGCTCTGGTGGGATGTTTCAGCCGACGAATGGCGTGCGTTTGAGGATGTGTGTCCACACCGTCTGGTGCCTCTGAGTGAAGGGCGGATCAATGCGTCTGGCCAGCTCGAGTGCCCTTATCACGGCTGGAGTTTTGATGGAGAAGGGCATTGCACTCGGATTCCGCAGATGCAGGAGAGCTGCTCTCCAGGTGGGCGACGGGCGAGCTGCCGCACCCTGCCGACGGCGTCCGCCCAGGGACTGCTTTTTGTCTGGAGCGGTGACCCCGATTCGGCCAACCGAGCGGATCTCCCGCTAGTCCCTTTGCTCAAGGAAGAAGGGAAGGGTTGGGCCGATGGCTGGATCGTTCAGGACACCTTCCGCGATCTTCCGATGGATGCACTCACCCTTCTGGAAAATGTTCTTGATGTGAGTCACGTTCCCTTCACCCATCACCAGACCGTTGGCCGGCGCGAGAATGCTGCGCCCGTGGAAGCGGTGATTTCATCCGAGAGCTGGCGTGGGTTCGAAGCGCTGTGGGAGGAGGGGCCAAGACGCGGAAAGCTGGGTTCACAGCTCACACAATTCCGTGCACCGCAATTGATGTGGCACGACCTCGATGCCAAGGGCTTCGCGCGAATTCTCACCGTGGTTTACGCCGTGCCCATTCGTCGTGGTGAATGCCGTCTTTTTGCCCGCTTTCCCTTCCAGTTCAAGTCAGCTTTGCCACGGGTCTTGATTGGTCTGCGGCCGCGTTGGTTGCAGCACATCGGCAACCACAAGGTTCTGGAAGATGACCAGGTGTTCCTCCACTGGCAGGAACGTGTTCTTGAGGCCGCTGGCGGCAGCACAGAGGCCCAACGTGCCTTCTACTTGCCAACCGCGTCAGACCGTTATGTGGCGGCATTGCATCGCTGGGTGAACACCCATGGCGGCGAGCCCTTTGCTGGACAGGCTCTCCCTGCACGTCAGGGGATGGAGAGCTTGATGGATCGCTACCACAGCCACACCGTGCATTGCCGCAGCTGTTCAACCGCTTTGATCTGGGTTCGGCGGCTGCAGCCCTGGTGTTGGGGACTGCTATGGATCAGTGCTGTGTTGGTCGGTTTGGGTCAGTTGGGTTGGCTCAGCTTCTTGGGGTTGGGATTGGCCTTGCTTGCCTTGGCCATGGTGCGGCGCTTGAAGCGCTGGGAGCGCGGTCTCAGAGTTGGTGATGGGCAAGCGCCGCGTAATCATGGTTGA
- a CDS encoding bestrophin family ion channel has protein sequence MIAGERELPRQNPMIDLGDYGHPPAVRRQDYGVVLLKLVWRMRFDLLLLLLISVLVANGLVPSGWTGSASAVRILGIAASIFIGFRNTQAIGRWWEARKLWGSVVNVSREWADSLRAHLDSSRPPGRLERKLLRLQVATVWQLNFQLRNFWHRDLRAFQDQLLKDLKLPSNTSLRQLGALRGVWIGDLHRQGFVDGFGRMQLMTIGNACTDAIGGLERIRNTPLPASYDVFVRLLSWFFGVLLLLYFHDLEPNSHARVGGVVIVMLFLMAERIGAYVEGPFDADGSSFSLPIDSICLTISHDLLDHATEHVQHLKSSDPVRWT, from the coding sequence ATGATCGCTGGAGAAAGGGAGTTGCCGCGACAGAACCCCATGATTGACCTCGGTGATTACGGACACCCCCCAGCGGTTCGGCGTCAGGACTACGGCGTCGTCCTGCTCAAGCTGGTGTGGCGGATGCGATTCGACCTGCTTCTTTTGCTGCTGATCAGCGTGCTCGTGGCCAATGGGTTGGTGCCCAGCGGCTGGACGGGGAGTGCCAGCGCGGTGCGAATTCTTGGCATCGCCGCATCGATTTTCATCGGCTTCCGCAACACCCAGGCGATTGGCCGCTGGTGGGAAGCACGCAAGCTCTGGGGAAGTGTGGTGAATGTCAGTCGCGAGTGGGCCGACAGCTTGCGGGCCCACCTCGATAGCAGCCGACCTCCTGGACGACTGGAACGCAAGCTGTTGCGTCTCCAAGTCGCCACGGTGTGGCAGCTGAACTTCCAATTGCGCAATTTCTGGCATCGCGATCTGCGTGCCTTTCAAGACCAGTTGTTGAAGGATCTGAAGTTGCCGAGCAACACCAGCCTCCGCCAGCTGGGGGCTTTGCGCGGCGTGTGGATTGGTGACCTGCACCGCCAGGGCTTCGTCGATGGATTTGGACGGATGCAGCTCATGACCATCGGAAATGCATGCACCGATGCCATCGGTGGCCTGGAGCGGATCCGCAACACCCCGCTGCCTGCGTCCTACGACGTGTTTGTGCGACTGCTCTCTTGGTTTTTCGGGGTGTTGCTGTTGCTCTATTTCCACGACCTTGAACCCAACAGTCACGCGCGTGTTGGCGGGGTGGTGATCGTCATGTTGTTTCTGATGGCAGAACGCATCGGCGCTTATGTGGAGGGTCCTTTTGATGCCGACGGCAGCAGCTTTTCACTCCCGATCGACAGCATCTGTCTCACCATCAGCCATGACTTGCTTGACCATGCAACCGAGCATGTTCAACACCTCAAGTCCAGCGACCCCGTGCGCTGGACTTAA
- a CDS encoding DUF1499 domain-containing protein, protein MTFFSAITLPLLLALFHFVGPVPSDLGIQAGHLSPCPGPAHCASATWPVANAEAALTSLAEAIDADPSATVVEREANYLHATFSSRIFGFIDDVELLASQPDSLEARSISRLGDSDLGVNGQRLQHLSEALPAH, encoded by the coding sequence ATGACGTTTTTTTCGGCGATCACGCTTCCGCTGTTGTTGGCGCTGTTCCATTTCGTCGGACCCGTCCCTTCTGACCTGGGCATCCAGGCTGGACATCTCAGCCCCTGCCCTGGACCGGCGCATTGCGCGAGTGCCACGTGGCCTGTCGCCAATGCGGAAGCAGCCCTAACCAGCTTGGCTGAAGCGATCGATGCAGACCCCTCAGCAACCGTTGTCGAGCGGGAAGCGAATTACCTGCACGCCACCTTCAGCAGCAGGATCTTTGGGTTCATTGACGATGTGGAGTTGCTGGCATCCCAACCCGACAGCTTGGAGGCACGCTCTATATCACGGCTTGGAGACTCCGACCTCGGCGTGAATGGACAGCGACTGCAACACCTCAGTGAGGCGTTGCCTGCCCATTGA
- a CDS encoding NAD(P)-binding protein translates to MVDLAVIGAGLSGCALLAALRRRGWKGSTLLLEAGRGPGGRCATRRRRDNDSWRLDHGSPTLSFSHTPQGELANLIASLQQSDVLRPDDLPVVGVDHLGQQVAPPDHVLLSGPRWRGTPTMASVAEALLAQGGEVVEARFGERITTLCHDGSVWHLNGDHHARALVLSGTLLAHPRSLAMLGWQHVPLREAVPAGVDPQLDAALQQIAGLEASVRWNLMLELPEVSSHHLPRQIWLTAQAQERFGVERLVLHPQQDQRLGLVVHGLDDGAVITPDSQPELLRRHEQDLIKAISELVQPWPVLSSALAQARSLGVMRWGAAQPLHQGLSADLQWCHQTRVGFCGDWIEGRGFGMAEGALQSALNLAERISGSSIAER, encoded by the coding sequence GTGGTTGATCTGGCCGTGATCGGCGCTGGACTATCCGGCTGTGCCCTCCTGGCAGCACTGCGGCGGCGTGGCTGGAAGGGATCGACCTTGCTGCTTGAGGCGGGACGGGGCCCAGGGGGACGCTGTGCCACGCGACGACGACGTGATAACGACAGCTGGCGTCTCGATCATGGTTCTCCCACGCTGAGTTTCTCGCATACTCCACAGGGTGAGCTGGCAAACCTGATCGCATCGCTGCAGCAAAGCGATGTCCTCCGCCCCGATGACTTGCCCGTGGTCGGAGTTGATCATCTTGGGCAGCAGGTGGCGCCGCCGGACCATGTGCTGCTGAGCGGTCCGCGCTGGCGAGGCACGCCCACCATGGCGTCTGTTGCCGAAGCGTTGCTCGCCCAAGGGGGTGAAGTTGTGGAAGCCCGATTTGGAGAAAGGATTACAACGCTCTGTCATGACGGTTCTGTCTGGCATCTCAACGGTGATCACCACGCCAGAGCTCTCGTGCTGAGCGGCACGTTGCTGGCGCATCCCCGTTCGCTGGCCATGCTCGGTTGGCAGCATGTTCCGCTGCGTGAGGCCGTTCCGGCGGGAGTCGATCCCCAGCTCGATGCGGCGCTGCAACAGATCGCTGGCCTGGAGGCCAGTGTGCGTTGGAACCTGATGCTGGAACTACCAGAGGTCTCCAGTCACCACTTGCCGCGCCAAATCTGGTTGACGGCTCAGGCCCAGGAGCGGTTTGGCGTGGAACGTCTCGTTCTGCATCCTCAACAAGACCAGCGTCTGGGTCTGGTGGTTCATGGACTCGACGATGGCGCTGTGATCACGCCGGATTCGCAGCCCGAGCTTCTTCGGCGCCATGAGCAGGACCTGATCAAGGCGATTTCTGAGCTGGTTCAGCCTTGGCCCGTCCTCAGCAGCGCCTTGGCTCAGGCGCGCTCTTTGGGTGTGATGCGCTGGGGGGCTGCCCAGCCCTTGCATCAGGGGTTGTCAGCTGATCTGCAGTGGTGTCACCAAACCCGTGTCGGCTTTTGCGGTGATTGGATCGAAGGTCGAGGTTTCGGAATGGCTGAGGGTGCCCTTCAGAGTGCTTTGAACCTGGCAGAACGCATCTCAGGATCTTCGATCGCAGAACGATGA
- a CDS encoding SDR family oxidoreductase, whose protein sequence is MSARTIAVSGASGKTGFRIAEEFLAAGDQARLLLRPESTIPASLEGCEQHRLNLMDAEALDASLRGVDALVIATGARPSVDLTGPMKVDAWGVKRQVESCQRVGVKRVVLVSSLCAGHWRHMLNLFGLILVWKRVGEQALEASGLDWTVIRPGGLSEREEGLEQEGVLWTGADQQTSNSIPRRLVARCCLEAVNTPDSIGMILEITSSSEQPVLSLKQAMASW, encoded by the coding sequence ATGAGCGCTCGCACCATCGCCGTCAGCGGCGCTTCCGGCAAAACAGGGTTCAGGATTGCGGAGGAGTTTCTCGCAGCCGGTGATCAAGCCAGACTGCTGCTCCGCCCCGAGTCGACGATTCCAGCTTCGCTGGAGGGGTGTGAGCAGCATCGTCTCAACCTGATGGATGCTGAGGCTCTGGATGCCTCCTTGCGGGGAGTGGATGCGCTAGTGATCGCGACCGGTGCACGCCCTTCGGTGGATTTGACGGGTCCCATGAAGGTGGATGCCTGGGGCGTCAAGCGGCAGGTGGAGAGCTGTCAGCGGGTGGGAGTCAAGCGTGTGGTGCTGGTGTCGTCTCTGTGTGCAGGACATTGGCGACACATGCTCAATCTCTTCGGCTTGATCCTGGTGTGGAAACGTGTCGGCGAGCAAGCGTTGGAAGCGAGTGGTTTGGATTGGACGGTGATTCGTCCTGGAGGGTTGTCGGAGCGGGAAGAAGGGCTGGAGCAAGAGGGTGTGCTCTGGACAGGGGCTGATCAGCAGACCAGCAATTCCATCCCGCGTCGTCTTGTGGCCCGTTGTTGTCTAGAGGCTGTGAACACTCCCGACTCCATCGGCATGATTCTCGAGATCACCAGTTCCTCGGAGCAACCTGTGCTGAGCCTGAAGCAGGCCATGGCCTCCTGGTAA
- a CDS encoding TIGR02450 family Trp-rich protein, producing the protein MTWRPAKSWTSTAPRAGRRHFRLVLQGGRGPQRWVELVSVLSPEVRLRLLWSEMRDARLWQSGWQTIPPEPSESD; encoded by the coding sequence GTGACCTGGAGACCGGCGAAGTCCTGGACCAGCACCGCACCGCGGGCTGGACGCCGTCACTTTCGACTGGTGCTCCAGGGCGGACGCGGCCCGCAACGCTGGGTGGAGCTGGTGTCGGTTCTGAGCCCTGAAGTGCGTCTGCGTTTGCTCTGGAGCGAAATGCGTGACGCCAGGCTCTGGCAAAGCGGATGGCAGACCATCCCCCCGGAGCCATCAGAGAGCGACTGA
- a CDS encoding class I SAM-dependent methyltransferase, producing MVVQVLSDNERYKLDGSDDALFYSDPRFVQHLDEAFRDRLTRLYRERIPSCAVVLDLMSSWVSHLPEDQRYEQVIGHGLNAQELQANPRLDRHWVQNLNTNQTLPLEDDSVDYTLIVAGWQYLQQPEAVAAELLRITRPKGQVICAFSNRMFFTKAPQIWTDGDDGDHLRYVAQVLMAQGWSKPELIAEETQRPGPLGWIGGKGDPFFAVIAAKPLPSVAL from the coding sequence ATGGTCGTGCAGGTGTTGAGCGACAACGAGCGTTACAAGCTCGATGGCAGTGACGACGCGCTCTTTTACAGCGATCCCCGTTTCGTTCAGCATCTGGATGAAGCTTTTCGTGATCGCCTCACGCGCCTCTATCGAGAACGCATCCCCAGCTGTGCCGTGGTGCTGGATCTGATGAGCAGCTGGGTGAGTCATCTGCCCGAAGATCAGCGTTACGAGCAGGTGATCGGCCATGGGCTCAATGCCCAAGAGTTGCAGGCCAATCCACGCTTGGATCGGCACTGGGTGCAAAACCTCAACACCAATCAGACCCTGCCGCTGGAGGATGACAGCGTTGATTACACCCTGATCGTCGCCGGATGGCAGTACCTGCAGCAACCGGAGGCTGTGGCTGCTGAGTTGTTGCGCATTACCCGTCCCAAAGGCCAGGTCATCTGCGCATTCAGCAACCGCATGTTTTTCACGAAGGCTCCGCAGATCTGGACCGACGGTGACGACGGTGATCACCTCCGTTATGTGGCCCAGGTGCTGATGGCCCAGGGATGGTCTAAGCCTGAACTGATCGCCGAGGAAACCCAACGGCCAGGCCCACTGGGTTGGATCGGAGGCAAGGGCGATCCGTTTTTTGCAGTGATTGCGGCGAAGCCACTGCCATCAGTCGCTCTCTGA
- a CDS encoding NAD(P)/FAD-dependent oxidoreductase yields MTTRQQVIVIGSGIGGLCCAALCARAGLDVLVLEAHGHAGGAAHGFERQGFQFESGPSLWSGLGRWPSNNPLAQILKALDEPLEVISYREWDVLFPEGHLSIGVGADGFEQVVGELRGAEAVEQWRRFAEVLKPIAAAADALPLLALPPGGLDGLGPLLRRSGKLLPHLPALRHLSGAFGPLVDRHLQDPFLRNWVDLLCFLISGMPMADTNAAAMATLFGEWFNPEASLDFPRGGSASVVAALVRGLEKHGGKLRLGARVQKVLVDGERAVGVELVNGERIQADHVVSNADAWSTAALLPESSAPSWQEQRRQTPACGSFLHLHLGFDATGLADLPIHTVWVGDWERGITAERNAVVVSIPSVLDPAMAPAGHHVLHAYTPANEPWGYWSDLEHNSADYKRVREQRCSVFWQVLEQRIPDLRSRCKVVMEGTPLTHRHFLSVHQGSYGPALSAARGLFPGVQTPLKGLLHCGASTFPGIGIPPVAASGAMAAHAITGKTAQQQLLESLSL; encoded by the coding sequence ATGACCACCAGACAGCAGGTGATCGTGATCGGCAGCGGAATCGGAGGATTGTGCTGCGCGGCGCTATGTGCGCGGGCAGGGCTCGATGTTCTCGTCTTGGAGGCCCATGGTCATGCCGGTGGCGCGGCCCATGGCTTTGAGCGACAGGGATTTCAATTCGAATCTGGACCGTCTCTCTGGAGTGGTCTGGGTCGCTGGCCCAGCAACAACCCCCTCGCTCAGATCCTAAAAGCACTGGATGAACCTCTTGAGGTGATCTCCTACCGCGAATGGGACGTGCTGTTTCCTGAAGGCCACTTGAGCATCGGCGTGGGCGCCGACGGCTTCGAACAGGTGGTGGGAGAGCTGCGCGGTGCAGAGGCGGTCGAGCAATGGCGTCGTTTCGCTGAGGTCCTGAAGCCGATTGCCGCTGCTGCCGATGCCTTGCCTCTTCTGGCACTACCCCCTGGCGGACTGGATGGCCTGGGACCCTTATTGCGTCGTAGTGGAAAGCTGCTTCCGCACTTGCCGGCGCTGCGTCATCTCAGTGGTGCCTTCGGGCCTCTGGTGGATCGTCATCTACAGGACCCTTTTCTCAGGAACTGGGTGGATTTGCTGTGCTTCCTGATCAGCGGCATGCCAATGGCCGACACCAATGCCGCGGCGATGGCAACCTTGTTCGGCGAATGGTTTAACCCCGAGGCAAGCCTTGACTTCCCCAGGGGAGGCAGTGCCTCGGTGGTGGCCGCCCTGGTGCGAGGACTTGAAAAACATGGCGGCAAACTTCGTCTTGGAGCACGCGTTCAGAAGGTCTTAGTGGATGGTGAGCGAGCCGTCGGCGTTGAGCTGGTGAATGGCGAACGAATCCAAGCCGATCACGTGGTCAGTAATGCCGATGCCTGGAGCACGGCAGCACTTCTCCCGGAATCCAGTGCACCGTCGTGGCAGGAGCAGCGCCGGCAGACACCAGCTTGTGGTTCGTTTCTGCATCTTCACCTCGGATTCGATGCGACAGGTCTCGCTGACCTGCCCATTCACACCGTTTGGGTCGGTGATTGGGAGCGGGGCATCACCGCCGAGCGCAATGCGGTGGTGGTCTCGATTCCATCGGTGCTTGATCCGGCGATGGCTCCCGCAGGTCATCACGTGCTGCATGCCTACACACCCGCTAATGAGCCGTGGGGTTACTGGAGCGACCTCGAGCACAACTCGGCGGACTACAAGCGGGTGCGTGAACAACGCTGTTCGGTGTTTTGGCAGGTGCTCGAACAGCGCATTCCAGATCTGCGCAGCCGCTGCAAGGTGGTGATGGAAGGAACCCCGCTGACCCACCGGCATTTTCTCTCGGTGCATCAGGGCAGTTACGGACCTGCGTTGTCGGCGGCACGAGGCTTGTTTCCCGGTGTTCAGACCCCGTTGAAAGGGTTGCTGCACTGCGGTGCCAGCACGTTTCCCGGGATCGGTATCCCGCCGGTGGCCGCCAGCGGTGCGATGGCGGCCCATGCCATTACCGGCAAGACGGCTCAGCAACAGTTGCTGGAGAGCCTGTCCCTCTGA
- a CDS encoding rhomboid family intramembrane serine protease has protein sequence MIALPLILLGLAWLQELLDQLLFAGRWNLAMGPGTPWWTLFTAPFSHAGLGHLVANSLVFLPLSYLVLARGTSAYLAVWISVILLEIPIWLVWPVGAHGLSGVVYGLLGFLVLIGFLERRPLTIVLSTVAVLLYGSALPGLLPWASPAGVSWIGHASGFIAGLIAALVVRRSPGELQD, from the coding sequence GTGATTGCACTCCCCCTAATCCTGCTGGGGCTGGCCTGGCTGCAGGAGCTGCTGGACCAGCTGCTGTTCGCTGGACGCTGGAATCTCGCTATGGGTCCAGGCACGCCGTGGTGGACCTTGTTCACGGCTCCTTTCAGCCATGCCGGGCTGGGGCACCTTGTAGCCAACAGCCTTGTATTTCTGCCGCTCAGCTACCTGGTGCTCGCCCGAGGCACCAGCGCTTATCTGGCTGTTTGGATCTCAGTAATTCTTCTGGAGATCCCGATCTGGCTGGTGTGGCCTGTGGGAGCCCATGGTCTGTCTGGAGTGGTCTACGGGCTGCTGGGGTTTCTTGTGCTGATCGGCTTCCTGGAACGACGTCCGCTGACGATTGTTCTCAGCACAGTGGCTGTGTTGCTTTATGGCAGCGCTTTGCCGGGTCTGCTGCCCTGGGCCTCTCCTGCTGGCGTGAGCTGGATCGGCCACGCATCAGGATTCATCGCAGGTTTGATCGCTGCGCTGGTGGTGAGGCGCTCACCTGGTGAGCTCCAGGATTAG
- the nth gene encoding endonuclease III → MKKRERAALVLDRLNEHYPEPPIPLDHSDAFTLLIAVLLSAQCTDKKVNEVTPALFEAGPTPEAMAALGEDVIFGHIRQLGLAKTKARNVHKLAHILVNVHGSQVPASFEELEALPGVGHKTASVVMAQAFGVPAFPVDTHIHRLAQRWGLSSGESVARTERDLKALFPEEHWNRLHLQIIFYGREYCTARGCDGRVCPLCKELYPNRRKPVIWNKP, encoded by the coding sequence ATGAAAAAGAGAGAACGGGCTGCCCTGGTGCTGGATCGACTGAATGAGCACTACCCGGAACCACCGATTCCTCTCGATCACAGCGATGCCTTCACCCTGCTGATCGCGGTGCTGCTCAGTGCACAGTGCACCGACAAAAAGGTCAACGAAGTCACGCCGGCTCTGTTCGAAGCGGGGCCAACGCCTGAAGCCATGGCCGCACTGGGCGAGGACGTCATTTTCGGCCACATCCGCCAGCTTGGTCTGGCCAAAACCAAAGCGCGCAACGTGCACAAACTGGCGCACATCCTGGTGAATGTGCATGGCAGCCAGGTGCCTGCAAGCTTCGAGGAACTGGAGGCATTGCCCGGAGTGGGGCATAAAACCGCCAGCGTGGTCATGGCTCAGGCCTTCGGGGTCCCTGCCTTTCCCGTCGATACACATATCCATCGGCTCGCCCAGCGCTGGGGATTAAGCAGCGGCGAGAGCGTGGCGCGAACAGAACGGGATTTGAAGGCGTTGTTCCCTGAGGAGCACTGGAACCGACTGCATCTCCAGATCATTTTTTACGGACGGGAGTACTGCACGGCCAGGGGATGCGACGGCAGGGTGTGTCCTCTGTGCAAGGAGCTTTACCCGAACAGGCGCAAACCGGTGATCTGGAACAAGCCCTGA
- the thiD gene encoding bifunctional hydroxymethylpyrimidine kinase/phosphomethylpyrimidine kinase, with protein MRPTARTMQANHLKPPIALTIAGSDSGGGAGLQADLRAFMAFQVHGCSAITCVTAQNTCGVERVDALPPDGLKAQFQAVQKDLAIDAVKTGMLLNIELIKATAAMLEPLTIPKVIDPVMVSRTGAVLLEEQAIQAMSQELLPQATLLTPNRHEARLLSGLVLDDASAVEKAAAIIHSQGPAAVLIKSGSDPAHGGRDLLFDGTAHWLTGDWVDTPHSHGTGCTLSAAITACLARGDTLRDAIDKARNYVKQGLKQSLAIGHGQGPICHWAIR; from the coding sequence ATGCGACCCACCGCGAGAACCATGCAGGCCAACCACCTCAAGCCACCGATCGCCCTCACAATCGCCGGAAGCGACTCCGGTGGAGGCGCAGGGCTGCAGGCAGATCTGCGTGCCTTCATGGCCTTCCAGGTGCATGGCTGTAGTGCCATCACCTGTGTCACTGCGCAGAACACCTGCGGCGTGGAGCGTGTGGATGCTCTGCCGCCCGACGGTTTGAAGGCGCAGTTCCAGGCCGTGCAGAAGGACTTGGCCATTGACGCGGTCAAGACCGGGATGCTGCTGAACATCGAGCTGATCAAGGCCACCGCGGCGATGCTCGAACCACTGACGATCCCGAAAGTGATCGACCCGGTGATGGTGAGCCGCACCGGGGCTGTGCTGCTGGAGGAACAGGCGATCCAAGCCATGAGCCAGGAGCTACTGCCTCAGGCGACCCTGCTCACGCCCAACCGCCATGAAGCGCGGTTGCTGAGCGGTCTTGTCTTGGATGACGCCAGTGCCGTTGAAAAGGCGGCGGCCATCATCCATTCCCAGGGGCCAGCAGCGGTGCTGATCAAGAGCGGCAGCGACCCGGCCCATGGCGGACGCGATCTGCTCTTCGACGGCACAGCACACTGGCTTACCGGGGACTGGGTCGACACCCCCCACAGCCATGGCACCGGCTGCACGCTGTCGGCAGCGATCACCGCATGCCTGGCGCGTGGAGACACGCTCAGGGATGCGATCGACAAGGCGCGCAACTACGTCAAACAGGGCCTCAAGCAATCCCTGGCCATCGGCCATGGCCAGGGACCGATCTGCCATTGGGCGATTCGTTAG